One Mus musculus strain C57BL/6J chromosome Y, GRCm38.p6 C57BL/6J DNA segment encodes these proteins:
- the Gm21394 gene encoding predicted gene, 21394 gives MTSLKKKSRRKPSSQALGNIVGCRISHGWKEGNEPVTHWKAIILGQLPTNPSLYLVKYDGIDSVYGQELHSDERILNLKVLPHKVVFPQVRDVHLAGALVGREVQHKFEGKDGSEDNWSGMVLAQVPFLQDYLYISYKKDPVLYVYQLLDDYKEGNLHIIPETPLAGARSGDDNDFLIGSWVQYTRDDGSKKFGKVVYKVLANPTVYFIKFLGDLHIYVYTLVSNIT, from the coding sequence atgacatcactcaagaagaagagtaggaggaagccttcttcccaggccctggggaatattgttggctgcagaatttctcacgggtggaaggaaggtaatgagcctgtcacccattggaaggccatcattctaggtcaactgccaacaaacccttctctttatttggtgaagtatgacggaattgacagtgtctacggacaggagctccacagcgatgagaggattttaaatcttaaggtcttgcctcacaaagtagtttttcctcaggtgagggatgtccacctcgcaggcgcactggttggcagagaggtacaacacaaatttgaggggaaagatggctctgaggacaactggagtgggatggtgctagcccaggtgccattcttacaggactatttgtacatttcctacaagaaggatccggtcctctacgtctatcagctcctggatgactacaaggaaggtaacctccacatcattccagagacccctctggctggggcgagatcaggtgatgacaatgacttcttaataggttcctgggtgcagtacaccagagatgatggatccaaaaagttcggaaaggttgtttacaaagttctagccaatcctactgtgtactttatcaaatttctcggtgacctccatatctatgtctatactctagtgtcaaatatcacttaa